The Thermosynechococcus sp. CL-1 genomic interval ACATTCGTACAGACGAAGATAAATTGACCAGTGGCATCGTTAGCAGAGGCACTAGAAGTACTGTAGGCGCCAAAGTTTAGGCCAGTCACGCTGTTAATGGTGCAGTTTGCAAAAGTAACTATCGGTAGAGCTAGGCCGCTGGCGATCGCGAGCAGGATACTGAAATGTGGTCGCACCACTCACAAGTATTTAAGAACAACCTACGCCAATCATAGTTCATCCGTGATTTCCCTTGGCAGACATCCCCCTAGGGGGGATATAGTAAACGTGTGGGTTCTGAGGTGGCCACCATGACCTTTCAACTTCCTCCCCTGTTGCAGTGCCTACGGAATCGAGCCTTTGCCGGTCTCTATACGGCGCAAACGATCAATCTGATTGGGGATGCGTTCACATGGCTCGGCTTAGCACTCCTTGCTTTTGAGTTAGCAGGAGAGAAGTCTGGACTGTGGCTCTCCACTGCCTTAACGCTGCGGGTCACCATTTTTGTGCTATTGGCTCCTATTGCTGGTGTCTTAGCAGATCGATTGGATCGCAAGGGATTGATGGTGACTACCCATCTTGTGCGGATGGTTTTGGTGTCGTTCTTGCCGTTTGTTACTGAGGGC includes:
- a CDS encoding spore coat protein U domain-containing protein is translated as MVRPHFSILLAIASGLALPIVTFANCTINSVTGLNFGAYSTSSASANDATGQFIFVCTNVQRAITIRLSTGNAGSFTPRQMTSGGGRLQPLR